A genomic segment from Desulfonatronum lacustre DSM 10312 encodes:
- a CDS encoding 4Fe-4S dicluster domain-containing protein, with translation MSKSKKTLYIDYNLCIGCESCEAVCGYLYGQPRIHMTRTSDGITVPISCHHCTNPACLKACNVNAFYQDDEGAVILQPKACVGCMVCLSVCPFAAISHSRTGPNPVAKCDLCAERRAKGMTPACVEICPCGAILFGSPEKIEAELRQRVAEGIVQSHMHPERFGTQVGLRAMKKSVSVEGYAAGTTKKEEEQNG, from the coding sequence GCTGCGAAAGCTGCGAGGCGGTCTGCGGGTACCTGTACGGCCAGCCCCGGATCCACATGACCCGGACCAGCGACGGAATCACCGTGCCCATCAGCTGCCACCACTGCACCAACCCGGCCTGCCTCAAGGCCTGCAACGTCAACGCCTTTTACCAGGACGACGAAGGCGCGGTCATCCTCCAGCCCAAGGCCTGCGTGGGCTGCATGGTCTGCCTCTCGGTCTGCCCCTTTGCCGCCATCTCCCATTCCCGAACCGGCCCAAATCCCGTGGCCAAATGCGATCTCTGCGCCGAACGCCGGGCCAAAGGGATGACGCCGGCCTGCGTGGAAATCTGTCCCTGCGGGGCGATCTTGTTCGGCTCCCCGGAAAAAATCGAGGCCGAACTGCGCCAGCGGGTGGCCGAGGGCATCGTCCAGTCCCACATGCACCCGGAACGGTTCGGCACCCAGGTCGGACTGCGGGCCATGAAAAAATCCGTGAGCGTGGAAGGTTATGCGGCAGGCACGACGAAAAAGGAGGAAGAACAGAACGGTTGA